One genomic window of Quercus lobata isolate SW786 chromosome 9, ValleyOak3.0 Primary Assembly, whole genome shotgun sequence includes the following:
- the LOC115961098 gene encoding TMV resistance protein N-like produces the protein MIVKLRLESEFIQGIVKVILLKLSSLFPKDTNGLVGIDSQVEKLMSLLAIGTNDVRIIGIWGMGGIGKTTLARVVYDKVFNEFEGGCFIANVRGESKKCELLPLQQKLIREILMDNSVNIRDDYDGVRIIKNRLCHKKVFLVLDNVNQFNQLEKLAGDSKWFGLGSRVIITTRDEHLLTRHKVHGIYEAQGLNDYEALHLFSLKAFNKYHPPEDYLDLSTSFVDYAKGLPLAIDVLGSFLYNKSKEEWEDALDMMKEYPKKEIIEILEIGFDGLQGTEKEIFLHIACFFNMKEKDYIVEILDCLGLHPKIGLKVLIERSLLKYYENKYWMHDLLQQMGQDIVRRNYPQEPEKWSKLWLYKDIHNVLMKNMEMEAIQGLVLELGELYIFEMVRWNLEAFPKMPNLKLLIIHGVQLLHGPKNLPNKLRILDWSEYPSKSLPSDFQPDELVELHLLHSKIEQLWKGTKYLDKLKLIELNNSLNLIATPDFTKAPNLEKLVLNGCINLHEVHPSVMVLKKLTFLDLENCKSLRSLPNKFEMELLEILILSGCSKIKRIPEFMENMKRLSKLHLNATAITKLPSSVEHLTNLASLQLRDCKNLVCLPSIICSFKSLKDINLAGCSKLDSLPEKLWNVKSLEKVNVSGISLRELPLSVVTLKNLKELSFRGCKGPPPKLLWSKLFPFNLMPKRSLNPVSLFLPSLLGLSSLTKLDLSDCNLQTIPNYIGNLSFIKNLNLSENHFSCLPESIAQLSELLVIDLRNCTRLRSLPQLPSMTKFFEADGCTSLETFPNGLKPKNTYTTDLFLVNCFKLASRSDMFFNVLRMLLTFHQEIHKQSIIIGLYGAFNIVIPGSEIPKWFRHQSVGNRVNAQVTHQNENKWIGIAVCAMSCPNFYRYDFGRSLRCHILINEHEGLHLFVGCCPRCVQIKSHHLWMCYLPYQMFNENERAVLGQIDENGFIQMELRFRWVPKHDVEIKKCGFHLVYEQDIEDIREMISAQSNNSTFITPYEDVHHNSTEGIKLKRSRNEYEGLGARGEGSSNDVPHSKRIEK, from the exons ATGATAGTTAAGTTAAG GCTTGAGTCAGAATTTATCCAAGGTATTGTAAAAGTGATATTGCTTAAATTGAGTTCTTTGTTCCCCAAAGATACCAACGGCTTAGTAGGAATTGATTCTCAAGTGGAGAAATTGATGTCGCTTTTAGCCATAGGAACAAATGATGTTCGCATTATTGGGATTTGGGGGATGGGGGGTATTGGTAAGACAACTCTTGCTAGAGTTGTTTATGACAAggtttttaatgaatttgaagGTGGTTGTTTTATTGCTAATGTTAGGGGTGAATCTAAAAAATGTGAGCTACTTCCATTACAACAAAAACTTATTCGTGAGATTTTGATGGATAATAGTGTGAATATAAGGGATGATTATGATGGAGTTCGTATTATCAAGAATAGGTTATGTCATAAAAAGgtttttcttgttcttgataATGTAAATCAATTCAATCAGCTAGAAAAGTTAGCCGGGGACTCTAAATGGTTTGGTCTAGGTAGTAGAGTCATTATAACAACAAGAGATGAACATTTGTTGACAAGGCATAAGGTACATGGAATATATGAGGCTCAAGGATTGAATGATTATGAGGCTCTTCATCTTTTTAGTTTGAAGGCCTTTAATAAATACCATCCTCCTGAAGATTATCTAGACTTGTCCACATCTTTTGTAGATTATGCTAAAGGTCTTCCTTTAGCTATTGAtgttttgggttcttttttgtACAACAAAAGTAAGGAGGAATGGGAAGATGCATTAGATATGATGAAAGAatatcccaaaaaagaaattattgaaatactTGAAATAGGTTTTGATGGACTTCAGGGTACAGAAAAGGAAATATTTCTACATATCGCATGTTTCTTCAATATGAAGGAAAAAGATTATATCGTAGAAATACTAGATTGTCTTGGCCTTCACCCTAAAATTGGATTAAAGGTTCTCATTGAAAGGtctcttttaaaatattatgaaaataaatattggATGCATGACTTACTCCAACAAATGGGACAAGACATAGTTCGTCGAAATTATCCTCAAGAACCTGAAAAGTGGAGCAAATTGTGGCTATATAAGGACATTCACAATGTGTTGATGAAAAATATG gaaatgGAAGCAATTCAAGGACTTGTCCTTGAATTGGGTGaactatatatatttgaaatggtACGTTGGAATCTTGAAGCCTTTCCAAAGATGCCTAACCTAAAATTGCTTATAATTCATGGTGTTCAACTTTTGCATGGCCCCAAAAATCTTCCTAATAAATTAAGAATTCTTGATTGGAGTGAGTATCCTTCAAAATCTTTGCCATCAGATTTTCAACCAGATGAGCTTGTTGAACTTCACTTGTTGCATAGCAAAATTGAACAGCTTTGGAAAGGGACAAAG TACTTGGACAAGTTAAAGCTCATCGAATTAAACAATTCCTTAAACCTCATTGCAACCCCTGACTTCACCAAAGCTCCCAATCTTGAGAAATTGGTTCTTAATGgttgtataaatttacatgaGGTTCACCCATCTGTTATGGTTCTTAAAAAGCTTACTTTTCTTGATTTAGAAAATTGCAAAAGCCTTAGAAGTCTTCCAAACAAGTTTGAAATGGAATTACTTGAAATTCTCATTCTTTCTGGCTGTTCAAAAATCAAGAGAATTCCAGAATTCATGGAAAATATGAAACGCTTATCAAAACTTCACCTAAATGCCACTGCTATTACAAAACTTCCATCTTCAGTTGAACATTTGACTAACCTTGCTTCATTGCAATTAAGAGATTGCAAGAATCTTGTGTGTCTTCCAAGTATCATCTGTAGCTTCAAGTCACTAAAAGATATTAATTTGGCTGGATGCTCGAAGCTTGATAGTCTACCTGAGAAGCTGTGGAATGTTAAAAGTCTAGAGAAGGTCAATGTGAGTGGAATTTCTTTAAGAGAGTTGCCTTTATCTGTTGTTACATTAAAGAATCTTAAAGAACTATCTTTTCGGGGATGTAAAGGGCCACCACCTAAACTACTATGGAGTAAGCTTTTCCCCTTTaatttaatgccaaaaagaAGCCTAAATCCTGTGAGTTTGTTTTTGCCTTCCCTCTTGGGTTTGTCTTCTTTAACGAAATTGGACCTAAGTGACTGTAATCTCCAAACAATCCCTAATTATATTGGAAACTTatcctttataaaaaatttaaatctaagTGAAAATCACTTTAGTTGCCTTCCTGAAAGTATCGCGCAACTATCTGAATTGTTGGTAATTGATTTACGCAATTGCACAAGACTTCGTtcattgccacaattgccatcaatgactaaattttttgaagCAGATGGTTGTACCTCATTGGAAACATTTCCAAATggattaaaaccaaaaaatacaTACACTACAGATCTTTTCCTCGTCAATTGCTTCAAATTGGCTAGTCGGAGTGACATGTTCTTTAACGTGCTGAGAATGCTATTAACATTTcatcag gaaatccacaagcaatCTATAATAATAGGTCTCTACGGTGCCTTTAATATTGTTATTCCTGGAAGTGAAATTCCGAAATGGTTTAGGCATCAGAGTGTGGGGAATAGAGTTAATGCACAAGTTACTCATCAGAATGAAAATAAGTGGATTGGAATCGCTGTGTGTGCTATGTCATGCCCCAATTTTTATCGTTATGATTTTGGGCGTTCTTTGAGATGTCACATTTTAATCAATGAACATGAAGGTTTACACCTTTTTGTAGGCTGTTGCCCTAGATGTGTTCAGATTAAATCACATCACCTTTGGATGTGCTATTTACCCTATCAAATGTTTAATGAGAATGAAAGAGCAGTATTGGGTCAAATTGATGAGAATGGATTCATACAGATGGAGCTTAGATTTCGATGGGTTCCCAAGCATGACGTGGAGATTAAGAAATGTGGGTTTCATCTAGTATACGAACAAGACATTGAAGACATCAGAGAAATGATATCAGCTCAATCCAACAATAGCACCTTCATCACTCCTTACGAGGATGTTCATCATAATTCAACAGAAGGAATCAAATTGAAGCGAAGCCGTAATGAATATGAGGGGCTTGGAGCTAGAGGTGAAGGCAGCTCTAACGATGTCCCACACTCAAAGAGgattgaaaaatag